One Triticum dicoccoides isolate Atlit2015 ecotype Zavitan chromosome 3B, WEW_v2.0, whole genome shotgun sequence genomic window, gttctttgtaataggattcacgacttgcatgtcgatgagtatgacaaccggcaggagccataggagttgtctttattttttgtatgacctgcgtgtcattgaataacgccatgtaaactactttactttattgctaaatgttagtcatagaagtagaagtagtcgttggcgtgacaacttcatgaagacacgatgatggagatcatggtgtcaagccggtgacaagatgatcatggagccccgaagatgaagatcaatggagctatatgatattggccatatcatgtcacaactatataattgtgttggaaatatgacctagaggcaataataaaagtgttattattatatttccttgttcatgataattgtcttttattcatgctataactgtattatccggaaatcgtaatacacgtatgaatacatagaccacaatatgtccctagtgtgcctctagttgactagctcgttgtgatcaacggatagtcatggtttcctgactatggacattggatgtcgttgataacgggatcacatcattaggagaatgatgtgatggacaagacccaatcctaagcatagcacaaagatcgtgtagttcgtttgctagagctttgccaatgtcaagtatctcttcctttgaccatgagatcgtgtaactcctggataccgtaggagtgctttgggtgtatcaaacgtcacaacataactgggtgactataaaggtgcactacgggtatctccgaaagtatctattgttttatgcggatcgagactgggatttgtcactccgtgtaaacggagaggtatctctgggcccactcggtaggacatcatcatatgcgcaatgtgaccaaggagttgatcacgggatgatgtgttacggaacgagtaaagtgacttgccggtaacgagattgaacaaggtattggataccgacgatcgaatctcgggcaagtaacataccgctagacaaagggaattgtatacgggatcgattgagtccttgacatcgtggttcatccgatgagatcatcgtggaacatgtgggagccaacatgggtatccagatcccgctgttggttattgaccggagaacgtctcggtcatgtctacatgtctcccgaacccgtagggtctacacacttaaggttcgatgacgctagggttataaaggaagtttgtatgtggttaccgaatgttgttcggagtcccgaatgagatcccggacgtcacgaggagttccggaatggtccggaggtaaagatttatatatgggaagtcctattttggccaccggaaaatgttcgggatttttcggtattgtaccgggaaggttctagaaggttccggagtggggcccacctgcatggggggacccacatggacgtgggtagtgggggcaaggccccacacccctggtcaaggcgcaccaagatccccccttagaaggaataagatcatatcccgaagggataagatcaagatccctaaaaaggggggataacaatcggtggggaaggaaataatgagatttctttcctcccagcttggccaacgccccaatggacttggagggcaagaaaccagcccctccacccctatatatagtggggaggcgcatgggagctatagacgaaggtctggcacagccctacctctcttcctactcctcctctcccatggtgcttggcgaagccctgctggattgccacgctcctccaccaccaccacgccgttgtgctgctgttggatggagtcttcctcaacctctccctctctccttgctggatcaaggcgtgggagacgtcaccgggctgtacgtgtgttgaatgcggaggtgccgtccgttcggcactaggatcatcggtgatttgaatcacgacgagtacgactccatcaaccccgttcacttgaacgcttccgcttagcgatctacaagggtatgtagatgcactctctttctactcgttgctggtctctccatagatagatcttggtgacacgtaggaaaattttgaatttctgctacgttccccaacaccatgttggctcccacatgctcctcgatgatctcatcggatgaaccacgatgtctaggattcaatcaaccccgtatacaattccctttgtcaatcggtacgttacttgcccgagactcgatcgtcggtatcccaatacctcgtttaatctcgttaccggcaagtcactttactcataccgtaatgcatgatcccgtgaccagacacttggtcacattgagctcattatgattatgcattaccgagtgtgcccagagatacctctccgtcatacggagtgacaaatctcagtctcgattcgtgccaacccaacagacactttcggagatacccatagtgcacctttatagtcacccagttacgttgtgacgtttggcacacccaaagtactcctacggtatccgggagttgcacaatctcatggtctaaggaaattatacttgacatttggaaaagctctagctaaatgaactacacgatctttgagctatgcttaggactgggtcttgtccatcacatcattctcctaatgatgtgaccccgttatcaacgacatccaatgcccatagtcaggaaaccatgactatctgttgatcaacgagctagtcaactagaggcttactagggacatgttgtggtctatgtattcacacgtgtattacgatttccggataacataattatagcatgaataccagacaattatcatgaacaaagaaatataataataaccattttattattgcctctagggcatatttccaacaacattgATGCCAAGAAAGTGgtggaggttgccgaggtcggtcaTGGAGAATTCTTGCTTAAGAGAATTGATGACATGGCAAAGGGTGTGTGGGGAGCTGGCAGTGAGGATGATGTCATCTACGTACACAAGCAAATATGCGATGGAAGTGCCGTGATGTAGAATGAAGAGTGAGGAGTCACTCTTGGATGCAAGAAAACCTAGGGACAAAAGGAAAGACCGAAAGCGACGGAACCATGTGCGAGGGGCTTGTTTCAAGCCATAAAGAGACTTACGAAGGAGACACACATGGTCCGGACGAGACGAGTCCACAAAGCCAGCCGGTTGTGCACAATAGACCGTCTCCTTGATGTCCCCATGGAGGAAGGCATTTTTGACGTCAAGTTGGTGGATGGGCCATGAGCTCGTCGTAGCAATGCTGAGGACAGCGCGGATGGTAGCCGGTTTGACCACCGGACTAAACGTCTCATCATAGTCGACACCTTCCttttgagtgaaaccacgaacaacCCAGCGCACCTTGTACCGTGCCAATGTACCATCATTGTTGAACTTGTGGCAGAAGATCCACTTGCCAGTCACCACGTTCACACCTGCAGGCTTAGGAACCAAAGACCAAGTCAAATTAGCGGTtaaagcatcaaattcatcacgCATTGCTTGTTGCCAATGTGGGTCTTTGAGAGCTGAGCGATATGTGGGAGGGATAGGAGATATGGTGGAACTCGGCTGGGCAGAGAGGAAAAGACGTTTGGGAATGCAAATCCGGACTTAGCACGTATTTTCATTTTATGGGAGTTGTGTGGGGGCTTGATTGGCTGGGCGCCGGCAGGAAGACATGGCCGAATGGGAGTGGAAGGCGCGGAATCGGAGGAAGATGGTGTAGGGTCCTGGCCAGAGCGGGAAGGCGCAGGATCCGAGGAGGATCCGGGGGCAGGGTCGGGGGGTGCATGATCCGAGAAGGGAGGGGTGGCAGGCGGATCGCCCGAGGATGCGCGTGGGGCAAGCGATGCATGCGAGGCGGATTCGGTGGGCCGGTGCGAGCTGGTGGAGGCGGGGCTCGTGTGGGGGGTAGTGGGGTTGTTGGACAGCTAGCGAGGCAGGATAGGGCTGCATGGAGGTGTCCCGTCGGATTGGGTAGGTGAGACGGGGAACGAGGAATCAGCGGGGTTGGCGGCCGAATCTGGAAGCTGAAGGAGGCGGGATCGCGCCGGATTTTCTGTGGGGAGGCGTGGAAAGNNNNNNNNNNNNNNNNNNNNNNNNNNNNNNNNNNNNNNNNNNNNNNNNNNNNNNNNNNNNNNNNNNNNNNNNNNNNNNNNNNNNNNNNNNNNNNNNNNNNNNNNNNNNNNNNNNNNNNNNNNNNNNNNNNNNNNNNNNNNNNNNNNNNNNNNNNNNNNNNNNNNNNNNNNNNNNNNNNNNNNNNNNNNNNNNNNNNNNNNNNNNNNNNNNNNNNNNNNNNNNNNNNNNNNNNNNNNNNNNNNNNNNNNNNNNNNNNNNNNNNNNNNNNNNNNNNNNNNNNNNNNNNNNNNNNNNNNNNNNNNNNNNNNNNNNNNNNNNNNNNNNNNNNNNNNNNNNNNNNNNNNNNNNNNNNNNNNNNNNNNNNNNNNNNNNNNNNNNNNNNNNNNNNNNNNNNNNNNNNNNNNNNNNNNNNNNNNNNNNNNNNNNNNNNNNNNNNNNNNNNNNNNNNNNNNNNNNNNNNNNNNNNNNNNNNNNNNNNNNCGTAGGGAAAAGTGCTTTCGTCGAAGACGACGTGACGTGAAACTATAACACGACGAGTTGTGAGATCGTAGCAGCGGTACCCCTTATGCTCGAGGGGATAGCCTAGGAAAACACAGCGAGTGGAGCATGGGGAGAGTTTGTGGTCGGTGGTGGCATATAAATTAGGAAAACAAAGTCAGCCAAACACGCGGAGATGGTCGTATGTAGGATGAACGCCATGAAGCATGTAGTGTGGGGTGTAGTTTTGAATGGCACGAGAGGGTCTCCGGTTGAGAAGGTAGGTGGCGGTATGAAGTGCTTCAACCCAAAACGGCGGGGTAAGATTGGCTTGGACAAGGAGACTGCGCACATTGTCGTTGGTGGTCCGAATAAGGCGCTCGGCTTTTCCGTTTTGGGGGGAAGTGTGGGGGCACGAGAAACGATAGACAATGCCATTCACAGAGAAGAAAGTGCGTAGGGAGGAGTTGATGAATTCGCCGCCATTATCGCATTGCAATGCCTTGATGATTACGTTGTATTGTGTACGAGCAAACGAGAAGAAGCATTGTAGGGTGGTGGAGGTGTCGGATTTGTGGCGTAGAGGAAATGTCCACGAGAAGTGGGAGTAATCATGAAGCACAACCAAATAATACTGATAGCCAGAAAAACTGACCACTTGAGAGGTCCACAAATCACAATGTATTAATTCAAATGATGCAAAGGTGCGACTACTAGAGGAAGGAAAGGAAAGGTGCGGTTGTTTTCCTAATTGACAAGCGGTACATGGAGAGTGCGCACGTTTATTACAAGGAGCAAGAAAATTAGTAGCCACTAATGAAGACAAAGTTTGTGGACTAGGGTGGCCGAGGCGACGATGCCACACATCGCCAGAGGAGATAGTGGTGGAGAGAGCAGCGCGCCAAGCCTGGTTATTGCAATAAAATGGATAGAGGTCGCTGGTACTAGCAGAGATCATGATGACTTTCCTGGTGCAAAGGTCCTTCACAAGAAAACCGAATGGGTAAAATTCTATAGAGCAAGAATTGTCTTTAGTAAATTGACGAACAgaaataagactagtaacgacagtgGGAGAGAATAAAACATCACGTAGATGGAAGTTGTGGGGAGGGAGAGAGGTGGAGCCGGTGGCCTTAATAGGGAGATGAGTGCCATTGCCAACAACAATACTAGATAAATGACGCTTTAAACGAGAATTCGAGAAGGTGAGGTTACCAGGGTTGCCGGTGACATGGGAGGAAGCGCCGCTGTTGAGGTACCACTCATGAGAGGGGGCACCAGTGTTGGGGAAGCCTTGAGAGCGGTAGGCGACTTGCAGCATGGCAAGGTGATCCCATGATGGCTGTTGTGGGGGGATCGGCGCAGGGTAGGCGGGGAGCTGCATCGGGTAGGCATGCGCGTGGGATCCCGGGCGAGGACCTAGCACACCGGCGCTGTTGGGCAGGATCCAACCAGGACGCGAACCGGGCAGTGCCATGCCGTAGGGGCAAAGAGGCCCATGTACGGGCTGAACTGGGGCGCGTGGGGTTAGTGTTGCCGCCGCGCCCACCTTGGTCGCCACGCCCGCGGCCACGGCCGCGCCCACGATCTGCACCGTCTTGACGCGAACCGGAGCCCCGTCCTTGTTGTGGGCCGCCGCGATCTGGACCGCGCTCGGAGAAGCGGTCGCCGCGGTCACCCTGTCGTGCGCCAGATGGAGCGGCCTGACCAGAGGAACCCGTGGGAGGGGTAGCGCTACCATGGACAACGAGCAGCAGGGCACTCTCATCAGCAGAACACTGGGCTTGATTCTCCTCGGCGAGCTTGAGGCGAGAGAACACCGTCTCGAAGGGCGGCAGAGGCACCGTGTCCCCCAAGACCACACGGATGGTGTCGAGGCGCTTGTCAATGCCATGGAGGAATTGGGTGGTGAGGTCCACCTCAGTAACGGCATGGCCGATGTCGGCGAGCCCGGCGGTGAGGAGCTTCATGCGACGAGCGTACTCGGCGACGGAGAGATCCCCTTGCTTGAGGTTGCGGTACTGCCGGTTGAGCGTCATGTACCGAGCAGCCCGATTGGCGAGGAAGTAGTCGCGGATCCGAGACCAGAGCTCGTATGCGGAGGTGACGCCGACGACGTGATCAACAATGGGGTCAGCGAGGGTGGCATAGATCCAAAGGACAAGGTGGGCGTCCATCTCACAGGTGGCAGCATCGATGTTGGGTGGCAGAGGATGCTCGATGAAGTGGGTGATGCCGTACCGGATCAGGACCATGAGGAAGAATGACTTTCACTTGTGGTAGTTGTGGTCATCTGGATTGAGAAGGAATTTGATGTGGTTTTGGATGCTGTCACGATGGGTgttgggaggaggtggcggagggagACGGCGGTGGTGCAGTGGAGGAGAAGAGAGGGGCGAGGTGCCGCCGAAGATGAACGGCGAGGAGGCAGGGGAGGTGCCGCCTGAGTCGGAGAGGGAACCCGGCGAGGTCGCAGCGCTAGAGGCCGAGGACGTGGCGGCGAGAGtggccgcggaggaggaggagtcaACGGCTGGACGATGGAAATCTGATTCACACTTATTGCATCGTTACACAAGCGTACAAGATATACACGAGTCAGCCCGCGGGAAGCGGCACGCAGGCCTGGGCTCTCGTTAGATCCTAAAATCTATGAAGGTTACATACAAACGTGTATACAAGTGTACATGAGTTACATGACATATTAAGAAATAGTTCTAATAGATTAAAAAATGAACACATCCAACTATTATACAATCGGTGAACAACCTTGTCTAAATTCATTTTGTTGAGATTATGATATTGAAAACCCTTTGAGAAGGGGTAAAAACCTACACCAAAAAGAGTGACCATGTCCACAATTTGGGCAAAAACTTCCAAAATTGTTTGTCTGGAAAATATTAGTCATATGAACCGCCTACGGGTACTCTCATCATGTACTACGTTCCTAGCTTAGCCATTTAAGGCATTCATCACAAGGAGCGGTTGACGAGGCCACGCACGACGACCAAACCCAGGAAGAGCAGCTGATCCGCCTCCGGCGCAACCGTCAGTGTCAGCACGTCCTCCCCGAGCACCACCCCAGCCGGCGTCTGCTTCCGTGCGACCTCCGCCACCACCGTGCCATCCACGCCGCGTACTCTGTACTCCGACTTGCGGGCAGAACACCCGTCGATCGTGTAGCACGTCCCGGCGGCGCCGTGTATCGCCACGGCGGCTCCACCCCTCTCGGCCTGCCGCACGCTGAACCACGgtgtggcctcctcctcctggccgccgTTGTGGCCGCACCGGCAGACCTCCCACCTCCTGAACATGCCGAAGCCCTTGCGCCTGATCCTGATGAGGGCGTTCCCCTCGCGGTCCATGAAGAAGACCTCGCGTCCGCCCCTGCAGCCGTAGTTGTCGACGCGGAAGGCGACGGCACCGTCGGGGCCGTACACCGTGCAGCCGTTGCCGTTGAAGACCAGCGACTTCATCCACACCGTGTATGCCTGTTGGCTCCGTTGATCACcggaggacgacggtgaggccgcGGCAGCGAGGGGTGGATCTTGGCCATGGACGAGAGAGATTGCTCTGCTTTTACATCGCGAGCTCTGCCGTGGCGGTGTGGCTAGCCCGCTGCTCTGCTGTAACGCATGTCGCCGGTTCGAATCGAGCGCATGATTCAATTTTTGTTAGTTTTATTTACTTGTTCAAACCGACGCAAATTTGCAAACGAGTCCGAATCCGTGGTGGAAATTACGAACGAAAAAAAGCCTCTCGTAGGAGCCTTTTTCCCTGAAATAATTGGGCATTTATGTGATTATGCACAAAGCAAGGTAGTTTTCTACAAAAAAACTTGCCACGTCAGCACCCGACAGTCGGGCCTAATCAGTCAGTTTCTCTGTCGATACGTATAAACAACAGTTTTAGCCTCTTTTGCAACGCCTCGCCCCAAAatactgacacgtaaaaattaccaatcttgatatcaatctgcttccaatgccccaattgtggtacttctgtgcaatttactCTTTCCTAACACATGAAGCTTCAAACATGGATCCACTATCCAAGTCGCAATGTGTAGCATGTGCGATTACTTGGGCCTCGACGTCGATTATGGAGTGTCCTACGGATTTTTTCTATTTGGCGAGCATCTAATCTATAAAGCGGGTCAGGCAATCGTACGTATGCATAACGAGTCGATGATAGGTACTCCTTGTTGCATTGCACCTAATTAAGCTGCTAGCTAAAAAAGCTAACAAGGTTTAGCTAACGATCAATCTAATCGCCTTGTTGTGTTTGTTCCCTTTCTTTTTCTCTGATGTCACTCCACGCAGCGAGGGCCACGACCCACATCATGAACTAATATAATAGTTTTACAACACAACGGTTATCCACACATGGCAATTGACAGAGTAACAAAAAAATAAGCTTCGTTCATAGTTTTCCATGATCTAACTAGATTAGTGCGCATGAGTTCATTTCCTGCATACTAGCGGCAGTTTGTGATGATGACCTAATAAAATGGATATGGATGCCACGCATGCATGGTGCTGAATACATTTATTGGCTGATTAGCCCAACTGAGAAGAACAACGAAAAATGATGACCGGAGATGCAGTGTTAAACAAAGCAAAGGGCATTGCCACAAAATTGGGAGCCTTGTGCAGATCAGCAACTCTGCTAATAATGGACATAAACTATATCATTTGGACGGGAGACTTCTGAAGATAATTTTTATTTGTTAATCACAGAGTTAATCATTTGGATATAGCATACAAAAGCCGTTAGTACGTATGTGATACACTATTTTATTTTACAAGAGACGGACAGAGAGGGGTCGAAGGTGAGCTTGCTGACCGAATCGATGGGATTTCTCTGCAAGATATGTGGAAATAATAAACAGAATATGACACCTCATCGATTGAATCAGAATAGTGCTAGCACAAGTGTGCGACGTTAGTGACGTCCACGGAGAGCGCACGTTTATCATCAAAAAGCATTGTGCTTCGGACACTTGCTTGCCTGCAGAGTGTTTAGGATGAAAACATGCTCAACTAAAACACGATATTTGTTTGAAACAAGCTGGCAGATTTAAATGCTGTGGTCCTTCAGGTAGCACTCAGTAGAGAAAATTCCAAGGAAATTATGCTTAACCATAATATAAGGGGGCGTGTTTTCTCTTGAGTCAATTTTGTAAATAAGAATGTTATTTTTCCCGGTTTCTGGGAAACTGTCATGCAATGCAGGCATGaaaaataatttaaacttcaaTTTTGATATAGTACTACGTACCGTGTAAAGCTGTTTATGTTCTATGGAAGAAGAAAAGTGCCAAGCTTCTATATATGCCTCACATGTAAACAGGAAGAATTGTTTAATCTATTCTTCTTTCGGACTTAGGTTGGGAAAAGAATATAACAGTGAAGTGTCGAGCAGCTGATCTCTGGAAC contains:
- the LOC119282069 gene encoding protein LURP-one-related 11-like: RRHALQQSSGLATPPRQSSRCKSRAISLVHGQDPPLAAAASPSSSGDQRSQQAYTVWMKSLVFNGNGCTVYGPDGAVAFRVDNYGCRGGREVFFMDREGNALIRIRRKGFGMFRRWEVCRCGHNGGQEEEATPWFSVRQAERGGAAVAIHGAAGTCYTIDGCSARKSEYRVRGVDGTVVAEVARKQTPAGVVLGEDVLTLTVAPEADQLLFLGLVVVRGLVNRSL